A region from the Desulfobaccales bacterium genome encodes:
- the mdh gene encoding malate dehydrogenase, translated as MGRPKITVVGAGNVGATCAHWAAARELGDVVLVDVVEGMPQGKALDLMQARPVFGFNAEIVGTNDYAATKDSQVVIITAGIARKPGMSREDLINTNKNIVATVTKEVMAKSPDAFLIIVSNPLDAMCYVAKKVSGLPRERVMGMAGILDTGRYRCFIAMELGVAVEEIQAMVLGGHGDDMVPVVSATNISGVPLTDLLAPAQISALVERTRKGGGEIVALLKTGSAYYAPSAAAVQMAEAILKDQKRLVPVSAYLTGEYGLNDLYFGVPVILGAGGIEKILTMKLSKTEEEMLQKSAAAVAKTRDELKM; from the coding sequence CCATTGGGCTGCCGCCCGGGAGTTGGGCGATGTGGTGCTCGTGGATGTGGTGGAAGGCATGCCCCAGGGCAAAGCCCTGGATCTGATGCAGGCGCGCCCGGTCTTCGGCTTTAATGCCGAGATCGTGGGGACCAATGACTACGCGGCCACGAAAGATTCCCAGGTCGTCATCATCACCGCCGGCATCGCCCGGAAACCGGGGATGAGCCGGGAAGATTTGATCAATACCAATAAAAACATCGTGGCCACGGTGACCAAGGAAGTAATGGCGAAATCACCCGACGCCTTTCTCATTATCGTCAGCAATCCCCTGGACGCCATGTGCTATGTGGCCAAAAAGGTGAGCGGCCTGCCCCGGGAGCGGGTTATGGGTATGGCGGGCATTCTGGATACCGGGCGCTATCGCTGTTTTATCGCCATGGAATTGGGCGTGGCGGTGGAGGAAATTCAGGCCATGGTCCTGGGAGGCCACGGCGATGATATGGTGCCCGTGGTCAGCGCCACCAATATTTCGGGCGTTCCCCTTACCGACCTGTTGGCGCCGGCGCAAATCTCCGCTTTGGTAGAGCGCACCCGCAAAGGCGGCGGGGAAATTGTGGCTCTGCTCAAAACCGGCTCGGCTTATTATGCCCCCTCGGCGGCTGCGGTGCAGATGGCTGAAGCCATCTTAAAGGACCAAAAGCGCTTGGTGCCGGTATCCGCTTACCTCACCGGGGAATATGGCTTGAATGATCTTTACTTCGGCGTCCCGGTGATTTTGGGAGCCGGTGGCATCGAAAAGATTCTGACTATGAAACTGAGCAAAACCGAAGAGGAAATGCTGCAGAAATCCGCCGCCGCCGTGGCCAAGACCCGGGACGAGCTGAAGATGTAA